In Paenibacillus sp. J23TS9, a single genomic region encodes these proteins:
- a CDS encoding GNAT family N-acetyltransferase, translating into MHIRTIQAEDNSAIEAIIRQCLIAFGGNREGLAWEDESLSHLFDYYNQDGRAYWIAFDANGKMLGGCGIAQFGSPTEGICELQKMYLIQEARGTGIARELLQTALQFAQQHYRACYLETLQNMQAANHFYKKHGFRLLKSPLTGSEHFACDAWYIRDL; encoded by the coding sequence ATGCACATAAGAACAATTCAAGCTGAAGATAACAGTGCCATAGAAGCGATTATACGGCAGTGTTTAATTGCTTTTGGCGGAAATCGTGAAGGGTTAGCATGGGAAGACGAAAGTTTAAGCCATCTGTTTGATTATTATAATCAAGATGGCAGAGCTTATTGGATCGCGTTCGATGCAAACGGAAAAATGCTTGGCGGTTGCGGGATCGCACAATTCGGCTCTCCTACGGAAGGGATATGCGAACTACAAAAGATGTATTTAATACAGGAAGCTAGGGGAACAGGTATTGCGAGAGAGCTGCTGCAGACCGCACTCCAGTTTGCACAACAGCATTATAGGGCTTGTTATTTGGAAACACTTCAAAATATGCAGGCAGCTAATCACTTTTATAAGAAACACGGTTTTCGGTTGTTGAAATCGCCGCTAACAGGTTCCGAGCATTTCGCATGCGACGCTTGGTATATTCGGGATCTATAA